One genomic region from Sciurus carolinensis chromosome 2, mSciCar1.2, whole genome shotgun sequence encodes:
- the Psmb11 gene encoding proteasome subunit beta type-11 — protein MALQDVCKWQAPETWGPSTHLPQAGDWAIPQGCNLQTFLQMHGPRLAHGTTTLAFRFRHGVIAAADTRSSCGSYVACPSSCKVIPVHQHLLGTTSGTSADCVTWYRVLQRELRLRELREGQLPSVASAAKLLSVMMSRYRGLDLCVATALCGWDRSGPALFYVYSDGTHLQGDIFSVGSGSPYAYGVLDRNYHYDMTIQEAYALARCAVAHATHRDAYSGGSVDLFHVRESGWEYVSRNDACVLYMELQKLPEPEPEGKASQAHPESVIPHRAGECGKLSSEPGEVSAEDSRMPAKTETL, from the coding sequence ATGGCTCTACAGGATGTGTGCAAGTGGCAGGCCCCTGAAACCTGGGGACCATCCACTCACCTACCTCAGGCTGGTGACTGGGCTATACCCCAGGGCTGCAACCTGCAAACCTTCCTGCAGATGCATGGCCCCAGGCTAGCCCATGGCACCACCACCCTGGCCTTCCGCTTCCGTCATGGAGTCATTGCTGCAGCCGACACACGTTCCTCCTGTGGCAGCTACGTGGCCTGTCCGTCTTCATGCAAGGTCATTCCTGTGCACCAGCACCTCCTGGGTACCACCTCTGGTACCTCTGCCGACTGCGTAACATGGTACCGAGTGCTACAGCGGGAGCTGAGGCTTCGGGAGCTGAGGGAGGGTCAGCTGCCCAGTGTGGCTAGCGCAGCCAAGCTCTTGTCAGTCATGATGTCCCGCTACCGGGGGCTGGATCTGTGTGTGGCCACTGCCCTGTGTGGCTGGGACCGCTCTGGTCCTGCCCTCTTCTATGTCTACAGCGATGGTACCCACCTACAGGGGGATATATTCTCTGTGGGCTCCGGATCTCCTTATGCCTATGGTGTGCTAGATCGCAACTACCATTATGATATGACCATCCAGGAAGCCTACGCCCTGGCCCGCTGTGCTGTAGCTCACGCCACCCACCGTGATGCCTACTCGGGGGGCTCAGTTGACCTTTTCCACGTGCGCGAGAGTGGATGGGAATATGTGTCACGCAATGATGCCTGTGTGCTGTACATGGAGCTGCAGAAGctgccagagccagagccagagggGAAGGCCAGCCAGGCCCATCCTGAGTCTGTCATTCCCCACAGAGCTGGAGAATGTGGAAAACTCTCTTCAGAGCCAGGGGAGGTGTCAGCAGAAGACTCCAGGATGCCAGCCAAGACTGAGACACTGTGA